From Plectropomus leopardus isolate mb chromosome 4, YSFRI_Pleo_2.0, whole genome shotgun sequence, the proteins below share one genomic window:
- the pou4f2 gene encoding POU domain, class 4, transcription factor 2 — MMMMSLNSKQAFAMAHTSLPEPKYSLHSSSSTSNAPSSSCSSSRHSSTIISSSGSSSSEAMRRACLPTPPSNIFGGLDESLLARAEALAAVDIVSQTKSHHHPPHHSPFKPDATYHTMNTLPCTSSSSSSSSVPISHPSALAGHHHHHHHHHHHQPHQALEGDLLDHITPGLALGAMAGPDGSVVSTPAHPAHMAGMNHMHQAAINMAHAHGLPPHMGMSDVDADPRDLEAFAERFKQRRIKLGVTQADVGSALASLKIPGVGSLSQSTICRFESLTLSHNNMIALKPILQAWLEEAEKSHREKLNKPELFNGAEKKRKRTSIAAPEKRSLEAYFAIQPRPSSEKIAAIAEKLDLKKNVVRVWFCNQRQKQKRMKYSACV, encoded by the exons atgatgatgatgtctcTGAACAGCAAGCAGGCTTTTGCCATGGCTCACACCAGCTTGCCCGAACCCAAGTACTCGTTGCATTCCTCATCCTCCACTTCCAATGCACCCTCGTCCTCCTGCTCGTCCTCCCGACACAGCAGCaccatcatcagcagcagcggcagcagcagctcggAGGCGATGCGCAGAGCCTGTCTCCCAACCCCACCG AGCAATATATTCGGAGGCTTGGATGAGAGTTTGTTGGCCCGGGCTGAAGCTCTAGCGGCGGTGGATATAGTCTCGCAGACCAAGAGCCACCACCACCCTCCACATCACAGTCCCTTCAAGCCGGACGCAACCTACCACACCATGAACACTCTCCCCTGCacctcgtcttcctcctcctcctcctcggtgCCTATTTCTCATCCGTCCGCCTTGGCTggccaccaccatcaccaccaccatcaccaccaccaccagcctcACCAGGCACTGGAGGGGGACCTGCTGGACCACATCACCCCGGGACTGGCACTAGGAGCCATGGCTGGGCCGGATGGCTCGGTGGTTTCCACGCCTGCGCACCCTGCCCACATGGCGGGCATGAACCACATGCACCAGGCAGCCATCAACATGGCTCATGCCCACGGGCTACCGCCGCACATGGGCATGAGCGACGTGGACGCCGATCCAAGGGACTTGGAAGCCTTCGCGGAGAGGTTTAAGCAGAGACGGATCAAACTCGGGGTTACCCAGGCGGATGTAGGGTCAGCTTTAGCCAGCCTGAAGATTCCTGGGGTGGGCTCCCTCAGCCAAAGCACCATCTGCCGATTCGAGTCCCTCACGCTCTCTCACAACAACATGATTGCTTTGAAGCCCATCCTGCAAGCGTGGCTAGAAGAAGCCGAGAAATCACACAGGGAGAAACTTAATAAACCCGAGTTGTTCAACGGCgcggagaaaaagagaaagcgCACGTCGATAGCCGCGCCAGAGAAGAGATCACTGGAGGCCTATTTTGCCATTCAGCCGCGTCCCTCCTCGGAGAAAATCGCTGCAATCGCAGAAAAGCTGGACCTCAAAAAGAACGTGGTGCGGGTCTGGTTTTGCAACCAGCGACAGAAACAGAAACGAATGAAATACTCTGCATGCGTCTAA